In the genome of Oncorhynchus nerka isolate Pitt River linkage group LG27, Oner_Uvic_2.0, whole genome shotgun sequence, the window acccatttcatgaagctcctgacgttgcttccagagacagtttggaactggGTAATGAGTGTTGCAAGGACAGACTGTTTTTAAGGTCCCGttctttgagcttgtgtggcctaccacttcgcggctgagtcattgttgctcctaggtgtttccacttcacaattacagcacttacagttgaccgggcagctctagcagggcagaaatttgacgaactgacttgttggaaaggtggcatcctatgactggttcatgttgaaagtcactgagctcttcagtaaggccattctactgccaatgtttgtttatggagattgcatggctgtgtgctccattttatacacctgtcagcaaagggtgtggctgaaatggctgtatccacatacttttgtatgtatGTAGTGTAGTTAACAAATTATCTACAGTCTCGGTTGTGCACAGTTCTTACATTGCTTTCTTCAATGTTTGGTGTTGTCTGGTTTTCAGGTCTGAAATAAGCACTCACTATGTCTGATGGGGACTATGATTACCTCATCAAATTCCTAGCCCTTGGTGATTCTGGAGTGGGGAAAACCAGCTTTCTGTACCAGTACACAGACAAAAAGTTTAACTCTAAATTCATCACTACAGTGGGCATTGATTTCAGAGAAAAACGAGTGGTAAGTTGATTTACCTAGTCAAACAATTTGTCACGCGTGTGTGAGAGAACCATTCATTTTATTATTCACATACAGGTACTCCCCTACCACCCGTAATGACTAATTAGTATGCTGCTTTGTTGAAAGAGTTAACATTTGAAATAGCCAATTATTCCATTCCATGTGAAAGTTTTTGTAGTGCAGGTTTACTGTTGACCATGGAAAGTAAGTAGTAACTTTAAAAGCATTACTCCTCATAGTGTAAAAGAGAGAGCGGTAGAACTCTGTTATTTTTTTTAGGAATCTGAGGAACTCCCAGACCAGGAAAAGATGACATCACTTGAGTTCAGCAGCACCCTCCTAGAAAATAAACACTTCACACCACATAACCAAACACCAGGGTCATTTAAGCATAATCACTCATGCTGTGTATATTGTAGAGATTATCAGGGCAAACATTTTCCATCTAAATATTTAGGTTCACTTTGGGTTGCAAGATAGTATATGTAGGATGACCAATAGGAACGTATATTTTTAGGGCCTCATAGCCAGAGTGACCTCACACTGCTTTATATGGGTAtaataactctctctctgtctgacaggtatACAAATCAAATGGTCCAGAAGGGGCAGCAGGCAGAGGACAGAGGATTCATGTTCAGCTGTGGGACACGGCAGGGCAGGAGAGGTAAGCCAATCCAAAACTCATCTCCCAGGTAGTTGTTGGTAGCTTTCAAATACTTACTTTCTCCAAGCTGAATTAAACTCTGTACAATGTCTTTTTTTCTTGTGTTGTGTCAGGTTTCGGAGTTTGACAACAGCTTTCTTCCGAGATGCGATgggcttcctcctcctctttgacctcaccaaTGAGCAGAGTTTCCTTAATGTCAGAAATTGGATGAGTAAGTCTTCTGTGGTTGTCAGAATCTACATGTACAATCTCATGTTGACTTCTAAAGAAATGTGCAGTGTCTTAACCAATATCTTTCAATCACGACTAGTGGGCTGATGACAGGCTTATTCTCTTTTTCAGGTCAATTACAGATGCATGCTTACTGCGAGAATCCAGATGTTGTTCTCTGTGGCAACAAGTGTGACCTGCAGGAGCAGAGGGCAGTCCGTGAAGATGAGGCCCGTGAGTTGGCAGAGAAGTATGGGTATGTGTCCCTTACCTATGACTAACCCTCCCTGAAACATTTGCCAAGAAGGCAGTGGCTGATGTGTGTTTACTCAAGGCTGTGCAAGGGAATCTTGAACGATACTAAACGTTAGGCTAGGTTGGTCCTTCTGGAAAGGCAAATATTTACACACATCTATAAAGTATCCTGCTTGTGGCCTGAAATTACACATTTAATGACTATAAAGGGATTAGATATTGACCTGTGTTTTTACTAAAACTAACAAATGCACCATATTTGGGGTCAAACACCATGCAGTAAGAGACTATGGGCTCTATTTTTAACAAGCCTAACGCAATAAATATAAGCTCTGGCGGTAGCTCTGTAGGTCGAAGGGTGTGTCAGTaatacatattccttatccccttacactgtgtataagacagtagttttggaattgttagttagattacttgttggttatcactgcattgtcggaactagaagcacaagcatttcgctacactcgcattaacatctgctaaccatgtgtatgtgacaaataacatttgatttgatttgattttaatatttttgctattttcacagCTGGAGGTGGCGTGAAATggctttttttaaatgaataaacAAGTAGGTGGGAAGAGGACTTGACCACTCACTGGCCAATCAATGTTGCATGTGTTTGTCGCAAGTTCTGTAGGTTATTGAAGGTCTTTGCATTGTCATCAACTCCAATTTGGCTGGGGGCATGGAATATTCTGTCCTAGACTATTGTAGATTGATAATAGAGTTTATTGAATAGCATAGGCTACAGTAACAAGTGATAACAACAGGGGGGAAAAAACATCCAGTGTTTGCTCTGTCTGGAGTGTTGACAGTCAACATTGTTATAATTGGCTTCAATCAGTATAGGCCTTTTAGATATCACACTTAAAAAATTGTCTGCCTTAAATGGTATTGTTTGT includes:
- the LOC115112291 gene encoding ras-related protein Rab-27A-like, coding for MSDGDYDYLIKFLALGDSGVGKTSFLYQYTDKKFNSKFITTVGIDFREKRVVYKSNGPEGAAGRGQRIHVQLWDTAGQERFRSLTTAFFRDAMGFLLLFDLTNEQSFLNVRNWMSQLQMHAYCENPDVVLCGNKCDLQEQRAVREDEARELAEKYGIPYFETSAANGQFVSQAVDVLLDLIMKRMERCVDKSWIPDGTVRSNGHSGHTDITEPKTQEKGKCAC